The Vicia villosa cultivar HV-30 ecotype Madison, WI linkage group LG1, Vvil1.0, whole genome shotgun sequence genome includes a region encoding these proteins:
- the LOC131623540 gene encoding uncharacterized protein LOC131623540: protein MAAMFITRNAIFRFSKSFPNVPSLSLPKSSRVFVASASHQSDWRNAADGKRNTSMDWAYNSNSKARQDADEIADRERKTLSYDDDVDSEDVKQYVRDEKERTREAANRAAANAGEKARDYAFDAKERTKDAANRAAENAESAGEKVKDYAYDAKEKTKQAAQNAGETARDYAYDTKERTKDAANWAAENVDSAGEKVKDYAYDAKESTKDAANRAAENAESAGEKVKDYAYDAKEKTKEAAQNAGETARDYAYGAKEKTKEAAQNAGETARDYAYGAKDKTKEAAQSAGEKVKDYAYDAKERTKGAAESAGETARDYAYGATDKTKEAAGYVADKTKEGAKKTAEMTKEGAEKTAETTGEVAGAATEVLKSAGEMAKRTAQGAWETAKDATQKIKETVVGKDDDDDNDRGGGVGAVLDEYDLELKRKGYGKSNGKSNGYDQGKGYGENKGYDKSRGY, encoded by the exons ATGGCAGCAATGTTCATCACCAGAAACGCTATCTTCCGTTTCTCAAAGTCTTTTCCTAATGTCCCTTCACTATCTCTTCCTAAGTCCTCCAGAGTCTTTGTCGCTTCTGCTtctcaccaatccgat TGGAGAAATGCAGCAGATGGAAAGAGAAACACTTCAATGGATTGGGCTTATAATTCTAATTCAAAGGCAAGACAGGATGCAGATGAAATAGCAGACAGAGAAAGAAAAACGTTAAGCTACGACGATGACGTAGATTCAGAGGATGTCAAACAATATGTACGTGATGAGAAAGAGAGGACAAGAGAGGCTGCAAATAGGGCTGCAGCGAATGCTGGAGAGAAAGCAAGAGACTATGCTTTTGATGCGAAAGAGAGGACAAAGGATGCTGCAAATAGGGCTGCAGAGAATGCTGAAAGTGCTGGAGAGAAGGTGAAAGATTATGCTTATGATGCTAAGGAAAAAACCAAGCAAGCAGCACAAAATGCTGGAGAGACTGCTAGAGATTATGCTTATGATACAAAAGAGAGGACAAAGGATGCTGCAAATTGGGCTGCAGAGAATGTTGACAGTGCTGGAGAGAAGGTAAAAGATTATGCTTATGATGCTAAAGAGAGTACAAAGGATGCTGCAAATAGGGCTGCAGAGAATGCTGAAAGTGCTGGAGAGAAGGTAAAAGATTATGCTTATGATGCTAAGGAAAAAACCAAGGAAGCAGCACAAAATGCTGGAGAGACTGCTAGAGATTATGCTTATGGTGCTAAGGAAAAAACTAAGGAAGCAGCACAAAATGCTGGAGAGACTGCTAGAGATTATGCTTATGGTGCAAAAGATAAAACCAAGGAAGCAGCGCAAAGTGCTGGAGAGAAGGTAAAAGATTATGCTTACGATGCTAAGGAAAGAACCAAGGGAGCAGCAGAGAGTGCTGGAGAGACTGCTAGAGATTATGCTTATGGTGCAACGGATAAAACCAAGGAAGCAGCTGGTTATGTGGCTGATAAGACAAAGGAAGGGGCTAAGAAAACGGCGGAGATGACAAAGGAAGGGGCTGAGAAAACGGCGGAGACGACGGGGGAGGTTGCTGGGGCGGCGACTGAGGTTCTGAAGAGTGCAGGAGAGATGGCGAAGCGGACGGCGCAAGGGGCGTGGGAGACGGCTAAGGATGCGACGCAGAAGATTAAGGAGACGGTTGTTGggaaggatgatgatgatgataatgatcgTGGTGGTGGTGTTGGTGCTGTTTTAGATGAGTATGATCTTGAATTGAAGAGGAAGGGTTATGGCAAGAGTAATGGCAAGAGTAATGGTTATGATCAGGGTAAGGGCTATGGTGAGAATAAAGGTTATGATAAGAGTAGGGGTTATTGA